The nucleotide window TCATACTACATCATCACGCCCATAGTTAAGACCCTCGGCTGGCTTCCGAGCGACGTCAGCGGTGGAGCGATCAGCGGCTTCGTCTACGCCAACATGACCAGGCCGCTTGGCATAGGAATGCTCCTCGGCGGCTCGATAGCCGGGCTGATACTCTCGATGCCCGTCATCATAGTCGCCCTCAGGAGCATAGCCAACGCGAGCAAGCTCGGAACCGGAAGGAACGAGGAGCTCCCGATAAAGTACCTCTACGCCGGAATAACCCTAGCCTTCCTCCTCCTGCTGGTCACTACCTACCAGCTCGGCGGCCTCGGCATCGGCAGGAGCCTGCTCACTGCACTCGTCGGCGTCGCCTGGATATTCGTCGCCTCGCTGCTCGTCGCCATGTCCACCGGAATGACCGACTGGAGTCCGGTTTCCGGCCTCTCGCTCGTGTCGGTCATGATACTCCTCTACCTCACCGGCAAGCAGGTGCCGCTGACCATACTCCTCGGAGCCACCGTCGGTGTCGCCATCTCCGGCGCCGCCGATATGATGCAGGACCTCAAGACCGGCCACCTCGTTGGCGGCATTCCCTCCAGGCAGCAGAAGGTCGAGCTCCTCACCGCCTGGATAGGCCCGATAATAGCCCTCACCGTCGTCGGCCTCATATGGAAGGCCTACGGCATTGGAAACGAGATGGTCCCGGCGCCGCAGGCGATGGCCCTCAAGTCCATGGTCGATGCGATCCTCGGCGGCAACGTTCCGGTGGACAAGTTCCTCGCGGGAGGAATCCTCGGCTTCGCCCTCTCCATGAGCGGAATACCGGGACTCGGCGTCCTCGTCGGCCTGTCAATGTACCTGCCGATGCTCTACATCCTGCCCTACGGACTCGGCTGTATCGTCCACGAGATAGCCAAGAGGAAGAAGGGCAACGAGTTCATAACCGAGAAGGTGCTCCCGGTCGCGGCCGGACTGATGGTCGGAGAGGCGGCAATGACGCTCCTCTTCGCGGTCCTGACCGTTATGGGAGTGCTCCACCCGTGAGGTGATGGAAATGAAGAAGCTCGTTGGAAACGTCCTGCTCACGGTAGGCCTCGTTACGGGAGCCATTACCGCCGCCAGGATACCGCCCATGTGGGGCGGCTTGGCAGTTTCCCTGGCCGTCATGGGTGCCGGAATATTCCTCAGGCGCCAGGGTGCCAGGGAGGAGCTCCATAGGGCGGCCCAGAGCGGAACCGGTGGCGTCAGGGAGCTTGAGAGGCTCCTCACCGATGCCCTTGGCAGGATTGAGAGGATAATGGACGCCCCGCGCGAGAAGGCCGTTGAAGAGCTCACCGGAATCCTTGAGGAGCTCGATGAGTTCGCCGAGAAGGCGCAGCCCCTAAGGATAGAGGGCCTCATGACATACGGAACCATCATGAGCGTCTTCAGCAGGGGCGAGAGGGCCCTCAACAGGGCATGGAGCGCCTTCGCCGACGGCTATGAGAACGAGGGAAGGAGATACCTCCGCTACGGCTACGAGGACCTCAAGGAGACCCTCAGCGCGGTCAAGGCGCTGAAGGTCTGATCCTAAATTTTTCTTTCTCGCTATTCTATGATGTATGTGTGCACCATAAGCCCTCCGTGCCCTATGAGGCGGTGGTGCTTGATTTCAAAGCCGTTCTCTGTTATGGCTTCCTCTATCGCCCGCTTTTCTGTCGTTATGAAGACCCCGCGCTTTTCGAGAACCTTTGCCAGCTCGCCAAAGAAGTCCATGTAGAGCCCCGGAATCATGCTCTTTCTGCCTATTTTAAGGCCGTAGGGAAGGTTGCTCACCGCGAAGTCCACACTCTCGACGTATTCGCTCAGCCTGGTGGCGTCTCCGAGGAGGAACTCTATCCTCCCCATGACTCCCGCGGAGAGGGCGTTCATCTCGGCCCCGCGCAGGTGTTTTCTGTACTTCTCCAGGCCGAGTATTCTCCCTTCGTAGCTCCTGAGCGCTAACTCAATCGGAATCGTACCGCTTCCACAGAATGGGTCTACGAAGGAACCGCCGTCTGGCCTTGCCAGCTCAATCAATGCGTTCGCTATGCTGGCCTTGAGATGAGCGGGGTGGTCGTAAACGCGCCAGGGCCTCTTATGGAGGGAACTATCTCCAGTCGTATCTATCCCGAGGAAGAAGACGTCTCCTATAAGTTCCGCCCTGAAAATCACCGCCGGGTGGTCGAGGTTGACTTTTGGCCTTCCGAAGCGCTCAAGCCTCTCGAATATCGCCTTTCCAACTTTCTTTGATATGTCGAGGCTCGTTATCTTATGTTCACCCTTCCTGAAGGAGCGTACTGCAAAGGGTTCGCTCACCTTGACGTACCTTTCCACTGGAAGCTCTGAGACGAACTCCTCTATCCTCCTGAGGGCAAGGTCGGGTTCGTCTCCCCCGATCCCCTCAAAGCGCTCGCTCGCTATCTCGACTATTACACGGTGAAGGAGCCTTGAGCGCTCGTTAAGATAGGTTGAAACGCTCAGCTCCCTCTTCCTGCCCTTTTCGTCGGTGTAGAAAGCTTCGCCGACTTCAGCTAAAACCCTCCCCTCAACGCCGAGTGGCTTTTCCTCCACTCGAAACGGAACTCCAAGGCCAGAGAGCAGGTTCTCAACCTCTCCCTTTGCAATGTCCTCCATGCCCTTGGAAGTCGTTAGTAAAAGCCTCATGTGGTCACGTTGTTCGCCCCGTTTAAAAAACCTGCTCCGCCCTTCCGTGTTTTTGGAGTTTTTATATTTAACTTTTCCCGATAGCTTTATATACAATTCGCGGTCAAAATACTTTGCCATGAGACTTCCGGTCAGGAGCCTGGTGCGCCTTGTGGCGGTTTACCTTGGCGTCCTCCTAGTGATCGTTCTGGTAGCCGGCGCCAGCTCGAACAAACTGACGTGGGAGTATGCTCATGAGGCTGTTCTCCACATCCGCGAATCCAACCCGGCTTTTTACGCCGAGCTTGAGAGGAACGCCACTCGGGAAGGACTGACGGTCGATGAGTACTACTACAGAATACTCACTAAGGCAAAGGGAGTTGAAACCGACAACCTTCTCCTCATGGGGATAGACCTCCTCAGGAAGAGCTTTGACTACTACCGCGAGAACCCCAAGTACGACTTCGCCCACGTCATAGGAATCAGCCTCGCAGTCATGGGGCTGGCCATGGTTCTGACTCTTTTCCTGGGCCTCTTCCTCGGCTTCAGGCTGGCGAACGGTAGGTTCCTTGGAACGGTTGAGGGACTGGCGCGCTTTTTCAACGGCCTGCCCTCCTGGTGGATTGGTGCGGTTCTGATAGCGGTCTTCGCGGTCGAGCTGGGCGTTCTTCCCATCGCCGGCCTGAGGAGCACCCCTCCAAAGGAGGGCTTTGGGGACTTCCTCGACGTTCTCTGGCACCTCATCCTCCCGGTTTCCACGCTGGTCTTCGTCTACGTCTGGGAGTTCATAGTTACTGTGGCCCACGAGGTGAGGAACGAGCTTGGAAAGCCCTACGTCCTCACGGAGAGGGCTAAAGGCCTTCCTGAGGGGCTGATATACAGGAAGCACGTCCTCAGAAACGTTTCCATCGTCCTGAGTTCTTTCACGGTCCAGAAGTTCGTGGAGATGTTCACGGATTACATAGTCATCGACGTCCTCTTCGGCCTCGGCGGTCTTGGAACCCTCCTAAGGGCCAGCTTCGTTAGGACCATAGTCCCGGCCATAGGTGTCGTCGTGCGCTTTGACTACCGCCTCTTCTTCGTCGTCACTCTCTCTATAGCTACCATAACCTTCCTCTTCTCCCTGCTGCTTGAGCTGACCAAGGGACTGCTCGATCCGAGGGTGAGCTGAAATGGGGCGGAAAGCGGGAATAGCGATACTGGTAATCTTCGCGCTCTTCGTGGCCTTCTCTAACGCGGGCGTGAGCGACGAGGACATGGCCAACTGGGAGAACCTTAACTACTGGAAGGACAACCCCCGAATGGCTTACCCCTCGTGGTTCGTCCTCTTCGGCGACAGGACCCCCACGGCCTTTCTGAAGCCGGTGGTTCTTGAGGAGAACGGCTCGCTGGTCTACAGGTTTTCCTACGAACATACCTACCGCGACAAGCCGAGCGACGTTAGGTTCTACGGCCTTCCCTACGGTGGAGAGGTTGAAATAAGCGTTTTGAGGCCGGACGGGATTAGAGTGCCCCTCTATGGCGGTATAGCGACCTCGGGCAACCTCAGCCTCAACACCAACATGCGGGCGGGAGTTGTTTCTTCGCTTTCCGACGTTCTCAATCTCAGCGAAGCTGGGTACGTTCTCTTCTCCGCAACTCAGCTCCTGTTCTCCCGCGACGGAAGTATGGCGACTCTCAACGGGGAGTACGTCTTTGAGGTTCGCTTTGCTGGAAACGCCACACCCTCCGTTGAAATCCTCGGAACCTGCTACGGTCTCCTCGGCACGGACTCCTACGGCAGGGACATGTGGGTCGGCTTCGTCAAGGGAATGAACAACACCCTCTACCTTGCATTCTTCACCACGGTGATAATAGTGGTCCTGGGGGTTCTGATAGGCCTCCTGTCCGGCTACATTGGCGGTGCCCTGGGTGAGTTCATAACGTTCCTCTTGGAGGTTCTCGTCGCTTTGCCGATGCTCCCGATCCTCGTCGTCCTCGTCTGGCTCTTCTCCACCCAGGGCTACGGCCAGCAGGTCAGGATAAACCCCGTCCTCTTCATGTTTTTCGTTGCCCTCCTCACCCTCGGGAAGTTCGCCAAGACGGTTAGAATGATGACGATAAAGGAGAAGGTGAACGAGTACGTCAAAGCCGCGGTGAGCATGGGCGCCGGCACGCTCTGGGTCCTGAGGAGGCACATACTCCCGCCGGTCGGGGAGTTCTCGCTGAGGTACTCCACTATACTCCTAGCCAGGATAGTGGCCCTCGTTTCCGTGTTCGGGTTCTTTGGCCTGATTCCGGGTACCAACTGGGGCTCCTTTATGATAGAGGCCATGAACCAGGGGGCGCTCTACGGGGGCTACTGGTGGTGGATAGTGGCTCCAGGCCTCGCCATGGCCGTCCTGAGCGCCGGTCTGGCTTTCGTCTCCTCTGGCTCCGGTTAGCTACTCCATTATCGCCACCACACCCTTCCACTTCTTGCCGAAGCACTCGCTCGCCAGGACGTGTTTGCCAGTCAGCCGCTCCAGGAGCTTCGTTCCGCCGTCGCACTTCTTGAAGCCCGTCGCTATTCCCACGGTGAAGCCCTCTATTTCCCTTATTCCTACGCGCTTTGTGCCGTCAAGCTTCTCCCTCAGCTCGTCGCCGTACTTCCAGAGTATCCTCCTCGGGTCGAGAAGGAGTTCTCGCTCGACACCGTCGAGGATTTCCTCGAAATCCCATGTGACGTCTTCTTCGGCTTTCTTCTCCCTGCCGAAGAGGGTGAACCTGCCGGTCTGCCACTCCCGGAGGAACCACCTTGCCGTCTCCTCCAGGTCGACCTCGCCACCGGCCTTTATGAGGCCCCTCTTCTCCCCTATCCGCCTGAGGATTTCCTCCTCACTCTCGAACTCCTCGATGCCGAATTTCTCGGTGAGGGCCTCCCTCCTCGTATCCAGAATACGCCTGATGAGTTTGAGCGCCGGTTTGACGGGCTCGTCTATCTTGTCCGCGGGAAAGCCCCCCTTGATGACCAGCTCGTCGAAGTCGTCTATCGGGATGACACCGGGGCTGTCGAGGAGCCATAGCTTTTTGCTCAGCTTTATCAGCTGTTTGCCCTTTGTGTAGCCTGGAATCGGGGCGGTTCCAACCGCTTTCTTTCCCTTCAGGGTGTTGATTATCGTGCTCTTGCCGACGTTGGGGTAGCCGATGAGGGCCACCTTGACCTTTTCCCTCTCATCCAAAAGCGGCCTGGCGAGCCTTTTAATTTCCCTCCTCAGTATCCCGGTTCCCTTTCTCTCGCGGGCGGATATGAAAACCACCGGTATCTCGCTCTTTCGCTTGTACTCCTCGGCCCATTCTTTTGGTACCAGGTCCGCCTTGTTCATGACTATGAGGAGCGGTTTTTCCTCCTCTAGGATGAGCCTCTCAAGCTTTCGGTTCCTGGTTCCTATGGGGTCGCGGGCATCGACGACCTCGACGATAACGTCGGCCTCGTCAACTACCTCCCTCACCACCCTCCACGCCTTTCTCGCCTTCATCTCTCACCACCGTTATCTCGAAGATTACTGTACCGCCGTCCGTGTACGGCGGCCCCGGGTCGAGGCACTGAACGTATGCCTTCTCACCCCTACCCAGGCCTAGTTCACCCGGCTTAATACCCTTTCGCAGCGCAACTATGTACGGCAGCAGCGATGAGAATGCATGGGTGCATATTGCGTCCGTTTCTTCCAGGTTCACCCTGGGTCCCTCGACCACTATCCTGTCTCCGAGGCGAAAAACGGGACATTTTCCCCGGATTTCTACTACGCGAATCTCTAACCGCTCCATACACTCACCGAAACCTAAATAAAGATTGACGTTCAAAAAACTATTTGATATAAGAAGCCAGTTATGATAACGATTGATGGTGGTGCTCAACGTGTCCGAGGATATCGAGGCGAAGATTCGCCGTTTGAGGGAGCTGGGTAAAGCCAGCGCGGAGCCCGAAGTCCCAAAAACCGCTGCCCCTCCTGTCAAAAAGCCTCCCAAGAAGCCCCGTCCTGTGGGGAGCATTAGGGAGAGGGAGAGAAGGAAAAGAATCCTCACCGGCGCCGCGATAGTCATTATCGTCATCCTCATAATCTCCGTGGGTGCGTATTTCTACATACAGAACAGGGCTGCGGAACAGCTTGCCAATGAGAAGAACCAGAAGCTCAAAGAAGTATACACCTACTTCCAGGGGGACATCGTCAACCAGTCCAAGAACTGTACCCAGAAGCCGATAGAGATAAGAAGGGACCTCATCAATGCCATCAAATCTGCTCAGTCGGTTGATGAGCTCAGTGCCGTTGACGTTAAGGGAGCCTACGATCAGGCCCTGAATGAGTACAACGAATGCCTCCAGAGGATAGAGCGCCTGAAGTATGAGAGGGTTCTCAACCAGACCAAGGCTGAGAAGATACGGGACATAGAGACCGAGTTCCAGGGCCTCCTTGCCATGCCACTTCCGGATGATATAAAGGCCAACGTCATAGACTCCATGAAAAGCCTCGAGGCGCAGGTCGAGAGCGCGGAGACCGTGGAGCAGGTGAATTCCATCGACCCGTCCCCCTACCTCCTCGAGCTTTGGAGGGACTATTACTACTATAAGATTGACATGATCCCGGGCCAGGAGGTCATCCTTGAGAGGGAATCCGTCAAGAGGATAGTTAGCAAAGCGGACGCCAAGGCAATCCTGGGCGGGATCCTTGACTACAGGGAGCTCATGCAGTACCAGGTTTACAAGGTTGAGTACGTGGATATAGCCCTTGTCCTCTCAAGGGACAGGATAAACGGTGCCTTCCTCTCACCCGGAGACAAGATCATGGTTTTCGCCAAGAACGATACCAGCGCACAGTTCAAGGAGATAGCCAACGAGGGCTACGTCCAGCTGGTACTCCTGCCGACGGATGCGGGTATTATCTCAGTCAACGAAGCCCAGAGCCAGAGCAGCTCATCCAGTACGTCCTCGAGCACTCAGTACAGTGAGGACCACTCCACCACATACACCCCCGGCGACACCACCATAAGCGATGGACAGACCACCAGCGACACCTACACCAACAGCCAGAGCGCCAGCCAGAGCGCTTCGGCGAGCTACAGCTACTCCGTTGACCTCACCGAGATACTCAAGGCGATCGCCGCTGGCAAGATACAGGCCAGCGATGAGGTCAAGGAGCAGCTCAGGGCCTACGGCTGGGAGGTGGTTGACCTCGAGAAGGAGTCGGGAATGCTCGTGCTCGACCCGAACTCCCAGTTCCTCGTGGTCGTCAGGGTACCCTCGATATTCGTGCCCGACATACTCTCCAACCAGCAGTACCTCTACATAGCTAAGATTGCAACCTGAGGTGGTCGGCATGAAGCGCCTCGTAGCGACCATCTTTATTCTTTTGTTAGCTTCTTCTCTGGTTAGTGCGGAGACTTACAACCTCCCCGGCCAGACCCCGGATCAGAAGCCCTATAACAACATTGGAATCCTCGGGGAGGTCATGGTGGACCTCAACGTTACCGTTGTAAACACCGCTCCCTTCCCCAAGTTCGTGATAGTCAACCCCCGTTACGATTTTCACGTTCTCAGGCTCTCCCATGATGAGTATATGGTCTCCTTCCGCATTGGAAACACCACCTACCACGCTCCCTCCCGTCTTGATAGAACGTCCCTGAACTACTATCTGGGTTTCTGGGTCATGCCCTATGAGACCGTGGTCGTCAACTTCAGGATACCCTACAACAACTCCTACCTTCTTCAGACCGTGGACTATCAGTCCCTCTGCGGCGACTCCGGTAAGATAACCAACGTTACCTATTACGTCATTGGAGGCAATCTGACCTACGGTGGTCACATAGAGGTGCCGGACGACATTTCCATGCTCAGCTGTGGGGTGGCGTATCCCCAGCTGGTGAACACGCCGAAGGTTATCTCAATGAGGAGCATGTTCCCGATGAACGACGGGCACATAAAGGTCCTCAAATACGAGGGAACCGTCACCTTCCGCCTCACCAACGCTCCAAACAGGGCCGGCGTATTCAACACGTTCTTTGCCGCGGCGATACCGGTTATCTTCAAAGATGCCAGGATGTACAACTTCACCCCCAACTACACGATGACCTACAGGGAGTACATGGACGAGTTCGTATGGAGGTACAAGGGACTGGAGCCGCCGAAGAGGAGGGAACCCCAGCAGCTCCCGAGCACGTCCAACCTGTTCCAGCTCTCAGACACCCTTCTGACGGGGGTTACGGTTGGTGCCCCAGAGGTTAAACCCCCGAGGGAAGCGGGTCTTGACTTCCCGGTCTGGATAATTTTCATGGGTAAGGGAGTTGACATAAAATACCACGTGGAGTGGACTGCTGAGGGGCGGTGAGAGTCTGTGTTCGATGAGAAGAAAAAGAAGAAAGAAAGCCTCTCATGGATCGATGAGATACTCAATGGGGAAGATGACCTGCTTGAGAACATGCTGAAGGGGGATGAGAAGAAGAGAAAGGAAGACAAGGGAGAGGGTGTTCCCTTCATCAAAGGAGGCGGCGGGGTAAATCTGGAGGACATCCTGAGCACCCCTACGACCCCAGAGGAGGCGGCGGAGAACAGACCCACCGGTGCCGATATCCTGGGGGAGATATTGGTTAAGGAAGAGAAGCCCAAGGAGAAGCCAAAGCCGGCACCGAAGTCCAAGCCGCCATCCACCCTCCAGGATATCCTTGGTTCTTCCGTACGCGTTGAAGAGACCGCCTACGCCGGAAGGGCTGAGGTTCTTGACGCGTACGGTAACGTGCGTATCCTGAGGGTCAAGGGAGAGCCAGTCCCCCTGTACGAGATACGCCTCCCCAAGCTCAGTCGCGAGGAGGAGGAGCTGTTTTTGAGGATCAAGGACAGGGCTATAACCGAGCTTCAGATAGACCCCTCCGCGTTCCCCAACGCTGAGGAGCGCAGAAGGGTCTTCATGAACGCGGTCAGGAGGATGATAAAGGACGAGGCCCCGCACTTCTCGGAGGGCAGGGTGGAGATACTCGCCGAGATGATAGTCCAGTCAATGATAGGCTACGGCAAGCTGGACCCCCTCGTCCGCGACGACAACCTTGAGGAAGTCATGGTTATCGGGAACAACAGGCCGGTTTACGTCTGGCACAGGCGCTTCAACATGTGCAAGACCAACATTGTGTTCGATGAGGAGAAGGAGATACTGAACATCATCGAGCGCATAGCCAGGGAGGTAGGCAGGAGGATAGACCAGCAGAGCCCCCTCCTTGATGCCCGCCTTCCCGATGGAAGCCGTGTGAACGCCACCATACCGCCGATAAGCATTGACGGACCGACCATAACCATTCGTAAGTTCAAGAAGGACCCGCTCACCATCATAGACCTCATCAAGTACGGTACCATGAACACGGACATAGCGGCCCTTCTCTGGATCTTTGTCGATGGACTCGGTGTCAAGCCCGCCAACGTCCTCGTTGCTGGTGGAACGGGTTCAGGTAAAACCACCACCCTCAACTCACTCGGAATGTTCATCCCGCCGAGCGAGCGTGTCATAACCATAGAGGACACCGCGGAGCTTCAGCTGCCAGTTGAGCACTGGATCAGACTCGAGACCAGACCGCCAAACGTCGAAGGCAAGGGAGAGGTCACGATGGACGACCTCGTTAAGAACACCCTCCGTATGCGTCCTGACAGAATTATCGTCGGTGAGGTTCGTGGTCCGGAAGCGAGGACGATGTTTACTGCAATGAACACGGGACATAATGGGGCCCTCTACGACTTCTCGGTCATACAGCTCTCGGACGGCAGGTTCGTGCTCATCGGTGACCTCATCGATGAACTCTTCGAGAAGTACTCGGACAGAGTTGAAACCTACAAGGATTTGGAGTACATAGCCCTCGACGAGAAGGACAGGTTCGAAGTGGTAAGCGTCGGTCCCGACCTGAAGGCAGGAAAGCACGTCGTTTCAAGGGTCTGGAGGAGAAAGGTAAGGCCCGGAGAGAAGCTTATCCGCGTGAGAACGAGGACGGGCAACGAGGTAATACTCACCAAGACCCACCCGTTCTTTGTCTTCTCCGATGGTGACGTCGTGAGAAAAGAGGCGGAGAAGCTGAAGCCAGGGGACAGAGTTGCTGTGATGAGGAAACCGCCAAGGCCACCGCAGAGGAAGGCCATCGTAAGTCCGGAGGTTTACGCGAGAATAAGTGACTACTACATCGTTCCCAACGGAGAGGGCCTCGTGAAGGTTCCGAACGACGGAATTCCACCTGAGGAAGCCCAATATTTGATCTCAGTCAACTCCCGGCCAGTTAGGATTGTCCGCGAGGTGGACGAGAAGCTCTCCTACGCCGTTGGCGTAATCCTCGGCGACGGCTACATCTCCTCGAACGGCTACTACGTCTCGGCCACCTTCGACGACTCCTCCTACATGAACGCCTTCACCTCGGCCCTGTCGGAGTTCCTGCCGAAGAGCGAGCCCGAAATCAAAAGAAACAATGGTTATACCGTTGTGACCTACGGCTCGAAGATATTCGCCGAGTTCCTTAACAGGGCATTTGGAATCCCGAAGGGTCGGAAGGAGAACATTGACGTACCCGATTTGGTTCTTTCCAACGACGACCTTCTGAGGTACTTCATAGCTGGCCTCTTCGATGCCGATGGCTACGTTGACGAGAACGGCCCGGCAGTGATACTCACGACGAGGAGTGAGAACCTCGCGAGGAAGGTCTGGTACGCCCTTCAGAGGTTGGGGATAGTAAGCACTGTTTCCAGGGTGAAGAACAAAGGCTACAAAGATAGCTTAATCTTCAGGGTCACCGTGAGGGGCGTCGATGATTTAATCAGGTTCAACCGCTCGGTTCCCCTCATGCACTCGCGGAAGAAAGCAAAGCTTGAGGGACTCATCAGGAAGTACAGAGCCTACCGCGGAAAGAGGACCGATCGCGTTCCGATTTCACCGTCAATGCTCGAACCCATAAGAAAGAAACTCAACCTCAGGGTTTCCGAGCTTTCAAAGCTCGCCACCAGCCACGCCGGCGAGAAGGTTTCAGAAAGCCTCATACGCCACGTCGAGAAGGGTAGGGTAAAGGAGATAAGGCGCTCCGCTTTGAAGGGAATTGCAATAGCACTCCAGCAGGTGGCGAAGGATTTGAACGATGACGAGGCCTGGGTTCAGGCGAAGAGGCTTGAGCTAATAGCAGAGGGGGACGTCTACTGGGACGAGGTTATCAGCGTTGATGAGGTCGAGCCGGCGGAGCTGGGTATAGAGTACCTCTACGACCTCACCGTCGAGGAGGATCACAACTACGTTGCTAACGGTATACTTGTTTCGAACTGTATGGGTACAATCCACGCCAACAGCGCCCGTGAGACGATAGTCCGTCTTGAGAGCCCCCCAATGTCCGTCCCCAGGATCATGATCCCCGCACTTGATATCGTCATCATGCAGGTCAGGTTCCACAGCAGAAAGAAGGGTACTATAAGGCGCATCACCGAGATAGCGGAGATATCGGGCATCGAGGCCGAGAGCGTTCAGCTCAACAAGCTCTACAAGTACGACCCGGCGAAGGATGAGCTGGTCC belongs to Thermococcus camini and includes:
- a CDS encoding OPT family oligopeptide transporter yields the protein MADANWKLGEASWKSKDSDETYREVTPAAIILGVIWGAFMAASFTYAGMIMGFTSGGSAIAAIVGWGVLRGILKKGTVVENNIVQTIASAVNISVSGVIFTIPALYIMGLHQEINTTYFFLATAAGAILGITFIIPLRKQMIEIDRLRFPTGTAVATVLKTPGSGIEKARLLFLGMAVSAVVYLIQQFPVLGLPEIIPEYIDLGAMLHLPGWVSLAMALSLMVFGMGLITGRNGLIVLAGGILSYYIITPIVKTLGWLPSDVSGGAISGFVYANMTRPLGIGMLLGGSIAGLILSMPVIIVALRSIANASKLGTGRNEELPIKYLYAGITLAFLLLLVTTYQLGGLGIGRSLLTALVGVAWIFVASLLVAMSTGMTDWSPVSGLSLVSVMILLYLTGKQVPLTILLGATVGVAISGAADMMQDLKTGHLVGGIPSRQQKVELLTAWIGPIIALTVVGLIWKAYGIGNEMVPAPQAMALKSMVDAILGGNVPVDKFLAGGILGFALSMSGIPGLGVLVGLSMYLPMLYILPYGLGCIVHEIAKRKKGNEFITEKVLPVAAGLMVGEAAMTLLFAVLTVMGVLHP
- a CDS encoding TIGR04076 family protein, with the translated sequence MERLEIRVVEIRGKCPVFRLGDRIVVEGPRVNLEETDAICTHAFSSLLPYIVALRKGIKPGELGLGRGEKAYVQCLDPGPPYTDGGTVIFEITVVRDEGEKGVEGGEGGS
- the trm14 gene encoding tRNA (guanine(6)-N2)-methyltransferase, with amino-acid sequence MRLLLTTSKGMEDIAKGEVENLLSGLGVPFRVEEKPLGVEGRVLAEVGEAFYTDEKGRKRELSVSTYLNERSRLLHRVIVEIASERFEGIGGDEPDLALRRIEEFVSELPVERYVKVSEPFAVRSFRKGEHKITSLDISKKVGKAIFERLERFGRPKVNLDHPAVIFRAELIGDVFFLGIDTTGDSSLHKRPWRVYDHPAHLKASIANALIELARPDGGSFVDPFCGSGTIPIELALRSYEGRILGLEKYRKHLRGAEMNALSAGVMGRIEFLLGDATRLSEYVESVDFAVSNLPYGLKIGRKSMIPGLYMDFFGELAKVLEKRGVFITTEKRAIEEAITENGFEIKHHRLIGHGGLMVHTYIIE
- a CDS encoding ABC transporter permease subunit, whose protein sequence is MRLPVRSLVRLVAVYLGVLLVIVLVAGASSNKLTWEYAHEAVLHIRESNPAFYAELERNATREGLTVDEYYYRILTKAKGVETDNLLLMGIDLLRKSFDYYRENPKYDFAHVIGISLAVMGLAMVLTLFLGLFLGFRLANGRFLGTVEGLARFFNGLPSWWIGAVLIAVFAVELGVLPIAGLRSTPPKEGFGDFLDVLWHLILPVSTLVFVYVWEFIVTVAHEVRNELGKPYVLTERAKGLPEGLIYRKHVLRNVSIVLSSFTVQKFVEMFTDYIVIDVLFGLGGLGTLLRASFVRTIVPAIGVVVRFDYRLFFVVTLSIATITFLFSLLLELTKGLLDPRVS
- a CDS encoding GTPase, translating into MKARKAWRVVREVVDEADVIVEVVDARDPIGTRNRKLERLILEEEKPLLIVMNKADLVPKEWAEEYKRKSEIPVVFISARERKGTGILRREIKRLARPLLDEREKVKVALIGYPNVGKSTIINTLKGKKAVGTAPIPGYTKGKQLIKLSKKLWLLDSPGVIPIDDFDELVIKGGFPADKIDEPVKPALKLIRRILDTRREALTEKFGIEEFESEEEILRRIGEKRGLIKAGGEVDLEETARWFLREWQTGRFTLFGREKKAEEDVTWDFEEILDGVERELLLDPRRILWKYGDELREKLDGTKRVGIREIEGFTVGIATGFKKCDGGTKLLERLTGKHVLASECFGKKWKGVVAIME
- a CDS encoding DUF515 domain-containing protein, with product MVVLNVSEDIEAKIRRLRELGKASAEPEVPKTAAPPVKKPPKKPRPVGSIRERERRKRILTGAAIVIIVILIISVGAYFYIQNRAAEQLANEKNQKLKEVYTYFQGDIVNQSKNCTQKPIEIRRDLINAIKSAQSVDELSAVDVKGAYDQALNEYNECLQRIERLKYERVLNQTKAEKIRDIETEFQGLLAMPLPDDIKANVIDSMKSLEAQVESAETVEQVNSIDPSPYLLELWRDYYYYKIDMIPGQEVILERESVKRIVSKADAKAILGGILDYRELMQYQVYKVEYVDIALVLSRDRINGAFLSPGDKIMVFAKNDTSAQFKEIANEGYVQLVLLPTDAGIISVNEAQSQSSSSSTSSSTQYSEDHSTTYTPGDTTISDGQTTSDTYTNSQSASQSASASYSYSVDLTEILKAIAAGKIQASDEVKEQLRAYGWEVVDLEKESGMLVLDPNSQFLVVVRVPSIFVPDILSNQQYLYIAKIAT
- a CDS encoding ABC transporter permease, translated to MGRKAGIAILVIFALFVAFSNAGVSDEDMANWENLNYWKDNPRMAYPSWFVLFGDRTPTAFLKPVVLEENGSLVYRFSYEHTYRDKPSDVRFYGLPYGGEVEISVLRPDGIRVPLYGGIATSGNLSLNTNMRAGVVSSLSDVLNLSEAGYVLFSATQLLFSRDGSMATLNGEYVFEVRFAGNATPSVEILGTCYGLLGTDSYGRDMWVGFVKGMNNTLYLAFFTTVIIVVLGVLIGLLSGYIGGALGEFITFLLEVLVALPMLPILVVLVWLFSTQGYGQQVRINPVLFMFFVALLTLGKFAKTVRMMTIKEKVNEYVKAAVSMGAGTLWVLRRHILPPVGEFSLRYSTILLARIVALVSVFGFFGLIPGTNWGSFMIEAMNQGALYGGYWWWIVAPGLAMAVLSAGLAFVSSGSG
- a CDS encoding cell division protein gives rise to the protein MEMKKLVGNVLLTVGLVTGAITAARIPPMWGGLAVSLAVMGAGIFLRRQGAREELHRAAQSGTGGVRELERLLTDALGRIERIMDAPREKAVEELTGILEELDEFAEKAQPLRIEGLMTYGTIMSVFSRGERALNRAWSAFADGYENEGRRYLRYGYEDLKETLSAVKALKV